A stretch of DNA from Brevibacterium sp. CBA3109:
CGTCAATCACGGTCATCGGACTCGACATCCCCGATGTCGACGTCTCTTCGAACACACTCCAGTCGAATCTGCGAGCAAAACTGTCGATCCGCTTGGCACCCGGAGACACGCCCGACAACGCCGTCAAGGCCGTCGAAGATCATCTGCGCGACAATCTTCCCTTCGGCGCCACCCTGACGATGGGGGACACGGAAGGCGGCAGCCCGTGGCAGGCCGATATGAACGACCCTGTAGTGCAGATCGCGCAACGTGCCCTCACCGAAGCATGGGGGCAGGAGTCCGTGACCATGGGCATCGGCGGCTCGATCCCGTTCATCGCCGATCTCCTCGAAGCGTTCCCTCAGGCATCGATTCTGGTTACCGGAGTCGAAGACCCGGATGCCAGGGCACACAGCGCAAACGAATCGTTGTATCTGCCCGATTTCAAGGCGGCTATCGTCGCTGAGGCGCTCCTTCTGCAGAAACTGGCACTCAACTGAGAACGACTTGGGAATAGGGCCACCGCCTAGAACGTTGTCCGCGGTGTAGCCTGGAGACAGGCAGGATCGAAATGAGGAGTAACCATGACTGTGACGAACGAAGCAATGGCCACGCACGAGGTTGAACTGTCGAGCACGGCAGCTGATAAGGTGCGCAGCCTGTTGCAGCAGGAAGGTCGCGATGACCTGCGTCTGCGTGTGGCCGTTCAGCCCGGCGGCTGCTCTGGTCTGATCTATCAGCTGTACTTCGACGAGCGTCAGCTTGACGGTGATGCCGTACGCGACTTCGACGGCGTCGAAGTCATCGTCGACCGGATGAGCGTGCCCTACCTCGGCGGCTCGACCATCGACTTCGCAGACACCATCGAGAAGCAGGGCTTCACGATCGACAACCCGAACGCTGGCGGTTCCTGCGCCTGCGGCGACTCGTTCCACTGATGTCCGCCCGCTAGAAGCACACCTGAAAGTCACCGAGATGGACCTGGAGGATCTGCGCGCCGTGTCATACACGGCAACGCAGTCCCAGGTCCTCTCTTCGTATCGGGCTGGACTCTTCCCCATGGGCATCGGCAGCGGCGGAACCGGACGCATGGGGTGGTGGGCCCCGCGACGTCGCGGTGTACTTCTCCCGCGAGACCTCAAAGTCAGCAAGAGCCTGCGTAAATCGATGCACCGCTTCGAATGCAGCGTCGACAGGGATTTCGAACAGGTCATCCGCGCCTGCGCGGATCCCAACAGGCCCGGCAACTGGATCACCGAAGACATCATTCGCCTTTACCTCGGCCTCCACGCGGATGGGTGGGCGCATTCTGTCGAGGTCAGATCCGAGGGCGTCCTCGTCGGGGGACTCTACGGCGTTGCCATAGGCTCGTTCTTCGCCGGAGAATCGATGTTTCACACCCAGCGCGATGCCTCCAAAGCCGCGCTCGTCCACCTGGTCTCCCTGTTCGACGAAACCACGCCCCCAACTCCTCCCACCTCGGTCGGCGCCGTTGCCGACACGACTGAATGGCTCATTGATACACAGTGGCAGACATCACACCTTGCAAGCCTCGGCGTGTCGGAGATCAGCGGTCTCGACTACTTGTCTCGGCTAGATTCCGCTCTCCGCGGGGATCGTTGTCAGGTTATTCTCAACAAATGATCATTTGCATGTGAATTTCTACCGCCTGTAGCGGTACTCTGGTAACTGACATAGTAAGAATTCGTCCCTTCCGAAAACCGGAGGACGAATACGGTTGTGAAAGGCTGCACGTGGATTCTCCGAATCAGGCAGGACCGGGAAGGTCCTGGGCGAAGCGGCTCGGCACTCTGGGCGCCGTCGCTGTACTGGCGTTGCTGTCCGGCTGCACGAAAGAGCAGATCTCCACAGGATTCTTCCCCGCCGAATCGAAGGGCGCCACCAACCACACCGAGGCATACACCTCACTGTGGAACGGTGCATGGATCGCCCTGCTGATCGTGGGGCTGATCGTGTGGGGCCTCATTCTGTGGGCGATGATCGCCTACCGCCGCCGCAAGAACGATCGCGGACTGCCTGTGCAGCTGCGCTACAGTATGCCGATCGAAATCCTGTTCACGGTCACTCCAGTCATCCTGGTCCTCGGATTTTTCTTCCAGAGCGTCCAGGTAATGGACAAGACCACCGACGACACCACTCCCGGTGAACAGGTCATCGAAGTCGCCGCAAAGCAATGGGCATGGGACTTCAACTACGTCAATCAAGACGTGTACTTCGCGGGAACGCAGGTCCACCTCGACGGCTCTGAGAAGCCGGGGGAGAAGGCACCGACCCTCTACCTCCCGGTCGACACCGACCTCGAGATCAGACTGCGTTCACGCGATGTCATCCACTCGTTCTGGGTCCCCGCCTTCCTCGAGAAGCGCGACATGATTCCTGGTCATGACCAGAGTCTGCATCTGCGCGCCGAGAAAGAAGGCGAGTACGTGGGCAAGTGTGCCGAGCTGTGTGGTGAGTACCACTCGGAGATGCTCTTCAATGTGAAGGTCGTGTCCAAGGCCGAGTTCGACGACTACACCAAGTCTCTCGCCGACGACGGCAACACTGGTCAGCTCGGTCCTGAATACGATCGCAACT
This window harbors:
- a CDS encoding HesB/IscA family protein; translated protein: MTVTNEAMATHEVELSSTAADKVRSLLQQEGRDDLRLRVAVQPGGCSGLIYQLYFDERQLDGDAVRDFDGVEVIVDRMSVPYLGGSTIDFADTIEKQGFTIDNPNAGGSCACGDSFH
- a CDS encoding leucyl/phenylalanyl-tRNA--protein transferase, which gives rise to MDLEDLRAVSYTATQSQVLSSYRAGLFPMGIGSGGTGRMGWWAPRRRGVLLPRDLKVSKSLRKSMHRFECSVDRDFEQVIRACADPNRPGNWITEDIIRLYLGLHADGWAHSVEVRSEGVLVGGLYGVAIGSFFAGESMFHTQRDASKAALVHLVSLFDETTPPTPPTSVGAVADTTEWLIDTQWQTSHLASLGVSEISGLDYLSRLDSALRGDRCQVILNK
- the coxB gene encoding cytochrome c oxidase subunit II, which encodes MDSPNQAGPGRSWAKRLGTLGAVAVLALLSGCTKEQISTGFFPAESKGATNHTEAYTSLWNGAWIALLIVGLIVWGLILWAMIAYRRRKNDRGLPVQLRYSMPIEILFTVTPVILVLGFFFQSVQVMDKTTDDTTPGEQVIEVAAKQWAWDFNYVNQDVYFAGTQVHLDGSEKPGEKAPTLYLPVDTDLEIRLRSRDVIHSFWVPAFLEKRDMIPGHDQSLHLRAEKEGEYVGKCAELCGEYHSEMLFNVKVVSKAEFDDYTKSLADDGNTGQLGPEYDRNWYPKEGAEK